The Xenopus laevis strain J_2021 chromosome 5L, Xenopus_laevis_v10.1, whole genome shotgun sequence genome has a segment encoding these proteins:
- the pkr2.L gene encoding eukaryotic translation initiation factor 2-alpha kinase 3 isoform X5 — MFCAKRNINYEFRDISKKGPPHDPWFTVQLYIENEMFGEGQGKSKRAADMEAARTGLTALQNRKRSSSHTTQSKTNVAQSPLSEFEDITELSAGGYGKVFKAWKTMDLKYYAVKKVKMRNEKCKSEVQALARLDHPNIVRYFHSWTGTNFSLDSRSSNIDSDRDCTTEDYSSDARSCTSSCSSRNIDSDRDGTTEDYSSDASSCTSSSCSNTESDRDCTTEDYSSDARSCTSSSSSNKAQRNEYLYIQMEFCENGDLRDWIINMKTVDKKKSLDIFRHIVEGVIYIHSENLIHRDLKPENIFFAKDMRVKIGDLGLVTQMSNEDSTEALIRTHRTGTPSYRAPEQRKNIYNNEVDIFALGLILVELLYKFTTGHERVIEMKKLRKGQFPVTFVAQYPYETHTVKKMLSTDPTKRPTAKQLKQFLETKNYLDSRTC; from the exons ATGTTTTGTGCAAAAAGGAATATAAATTATGAATTCAGGGATATTTCCAAGAAAGGACCACCTCATGATCCCTG gTTTACTGTACAACTGTATATAGAAAATGAAATGTTTGGAGAAGGACAAGGCAAATCGAAGAGGGCAGCAGATATGGAAGCAGCTAGAACTGGACTGACAGCTTTGCAAAATCGAAAG AGATCTTCTTCTCACACAACACAGAGTAAAACAAATGTTGCCCAAAG TCCCCTCAGTGAATTTGAGGATATAACCGAACTGTCAGCTGGTGGATATGGAAAAGTATTTAAAGCTTGGAAAACAATGGACCTGAAATATTATGCGGTTAAAAAAGTGAAGATGCGCAACGA GAAATGCAAGTCGGAGGTACAAGCTTTAGCCCGTTTAGATCATCCAAACATTGTTCGATATTTCCACTCATGGACTGGAACAAACTTTTCTTTAGACAGCAGGAG CAGTAATATTGACTCAGATAGAGACTGTACTACAGAAGACTATTCTTCAGATGCCAGAAGCTGTACTTCTAGTTGTTCCAG CCGTAATATTGACTCAGATAGAGACGGTACTACAGAAGACTATTCTTCAGATGCCAGTAGCTGTACTTCTAGTTCTTGCAG TAATACTGAATCAGATAGAGACTGTACTACAGAAGACTATTCTTCAGATGCCAGAAGCTGTACTTCTAGTTCTTCCAG CAACAAAGCTCAAAGGAACGAGTACCTTTATATTCAGATGGAATTTTGTGAAAATGGTGACTTGAGAGATTGGATCATCAACATGAAGACAGTGGACAAGAAGAAAAGTCTTGACATATTTCGGCATATAGTTGAAGGCGTAATCTACATTCATTCAGAAAATCTTATACATAGGGATCTTAAA CCCGAAAATATATTCTTTGCCAAAGACATGAGAGTAAAAATTGGGGATCTTGGTTTAGTGACCCAAATGTCTAATGAAGATAGCACAGAAGCACTTATTCGAACCCATCGCACTGGAACACCATCTTACAGGGCCCCAGAACAG cgtaaaaacatttataacaaCGAAGTGGACATTTTTGCACTGGGATTAATACTTGTTGAACTTTTGTATAAATTTACCACTGGACACGAGAGAGTTATT gaAATGAAGAAGTTACGGAAAGGCCAGTTTCCTGTGACATTTGTAGCACAGTATCCCTATGAG ACACATACAGTCAAGAAAATGCTATCGACAGATCCTACAAAGAGACCCACAGCCAAACAATTAAAGCAATTCTTGGAAACAAAGAACTATTTGGATTCCAGAACATGTTAA
- the pkr2.L gene encoding interferon-induced, double-stranded RNA-activated protein kinase isoform X6, which produces MFCAKRNINYEFRDISKKGPPHDPWFTVQLYIENEMFGEGQGKSKRAADMEAARTGLTALQNRKRSSSHTTQSKTNVAQSPLSEFEDITELSAGGYGKVFKAWKTMDLKYYAVKKVKMRNEKCKSEVQALARLDHPNIVRYFHSWTGTNFSLDSRSNIDSDRDCTTEDYSSDARSCTSSCSSRNIDSDRDGTTEDYSSDASSCTSSSCSSNTESDRDCTTEDYSSDARSCTSSSSSNKAQRNEYLYIQMEFCENGDLRDWIINMKTVDKKKSLDIFRHIVEGVIYIHSENLIHRDLKPENIFFAKDMRVKIGDLGLVTQMSNEDSTEALIRTHRTGTPSYRAPEQRKNIYNNEVDIFALGLILVELLYKFTTGHERVIEMKKLRKGQFPVTFVAQYPYETHTVKKMLSTDPTKRPTAKQLKQFLETKNYLDSRTC; this is translated from the exons ATGTTTTGTGCAAAAAGGAATATAAATTATGAATTCAGGGATATTTCCAAGAAAGGACCACCTCATGATCCCTG gTTTACTGTACAACTGTATATAGAAAATGAAATGTTTGGAGAAGGACAAGGCAAATCGAAGAGGGCAGCAGATATGGAAGCAGCTAGAACTGGACTGACAGCTTTGCAAAATCGAAAG AGATCTTCTTCTCACACAACACAGAGTAAAACAAATGTTGCCCAAAG TCCCCTCAGTGAATTTGAGGATATAACCGAACTGTCAGCTGGTGGATATGGAAAAGTATTTAAAGCTTGGAAAACAATGGACCTGAAATATTATGCGGTTAAAAAAGTGAAGATGCGCAACGA GAAATGCAAGTCGGAGGTACAAGCTTTAGCCCGTTTAGATCATCCAAACATTGTTCGATATTTCCACTCATGGACTGGAACAAACTTTTCTTTAGACAGCAGGAG TAATATTGACTCAGATAGAGACTGTACTACAGAAGACTATTCTTCAGATGCCAGAAGCTGTACTTCTAGTTGTTCCAG CCGTAATATTGACTCAGATAGAGACGGTACTACAGAAGACTATTCTTCAGATGCCAGTAGCTGTACTTCTAGTTCTTGCAG CAGTAATACTGAATCAGATAGAGACTGTACTACAGAAGACTATTCTTCAGATGCCAGAAGCTGTACTTCTAGTTCTTCCAG CAACAAAGCTCAAAGGAACGAGTACCTTTATATTCAGATGGAATTTTGTGAAAATGGTGACTTGAGAGATTGGATCATCAACATGAAGACAGTGGACAAGAAGAAAAGTCTTGACATATTTCGGCATATAGTTGAAGGCGTAATCTACATTCATTCAGAAAATCTTATACATAGGGATCTTAAA CCCGAAAATATATTCTTTGCCAAAGACATGAGAGTAAAAATTGGGGATCTTGGTTTAGTGACCCAAATGTCTAATGAAGATAGCACAGAAGCACTTATTCGAACCCATCGCACTGGAACACCATCTTACAGGGCCCCAGAACAG cgtaaaaacatttataacaaCGAAGTGGACATTTTTGCACTGGGATTAATACTTGTTGAACTTTTGTATAAATTTACCACTGGACACGAGAGAGTTATT gaAATGAAGAAGTTACGGAAAGGCCAGTTTCCTGTGACATTTGTAGCACAGTATCCCTATGAG ACACATACAGTCAAGAAAATGCTATCGACAGATCCTACAAAGAGACCCACAGCCAAACAATTAAAGCAATTCTTGGAAACAAAGAACTATTTGGATTCCAGAACATGTTAA
- the pkr2.L gene encoding interferon-induced, double-stranded RNA-activated protein kinase isoform X4, with translation MFCAKRNINYEFRDISKKGPPHDPWFTVQLYIENEMFGEGQGKSKRAADMEAARTGLTALQNRKRSSSHTTQSKTNVAQSPLSEFEDITELSAGGYGKVFKAWKTMDLKYYAVKKVKMRNEKCKSEVQALARLDHPNIVRYFHSWTGTNFSLDSRSSNIDSDRDCTTEDYSSDARSCTSSCSSRNIDSDRDGTTEDYSSDASSCTSSSCSSNTESDRDCTTEDYSSDARSCTSSSSSNKAQRNEYLYIQMEFCENGDLRDWIINMKTVDKKKSLDIFRHIVEGVIYIHSENLIHRDLKPENIFFAKDMRVKIGDLGLVTQMSNEDSTEALIRTHRTGTPSYRAPEQRKNIYNNEVDIFALGLILVELLYKFTTGHERVIEMKKLRKGQFPVTFVAQYPYETHTVKKMLSTDPTKRPTAKQLKQFLETKNYLDSRTC, from the exons ATGTTTTGTGCAAAAAGGAATATAAATTATGAATTCAGGGATATTTCCAAGAAAGGACCACCTCATGATCCCTG gTTTACTGTACAACTGTATATAGAAAATGAAATGTTTGGAGAAGGACAAGGCAAATCGAAGAGGGCAGCAGATATGGAAGCAGCTAGAACTGGACTGACAGCTTTGCAAAATCGAAAG AGATCTTCTTCTCACACAACACAGAGTAAAACAAATGTTGCCCAAAG TCCCCTCAGTGAATTTGAGGATATAACCGAACTGTCAGCTGGTGGATATGGAAAAGTATTTAAAGCTTGGAAAACAATGGACCTGAAATATTATGCGGTTAAAAAAGTGAAGATGCGCAACGA GAAATGCAAGTCGGAGGTACAAGCTTTAGCCCGTTTAGATCATCCAAACATTGTTCGATATTTCCACTCATGGACTGGAACAAACTTTTCTTTAGACAGCAGGAG CAGTAATATTGACTCAGATAGAGACTGTACTACAGAAGACTATTCTTCAGATGCCAGAAGCTGTACTTCTAGTTGTTCCAG CCGTAATATTGACTCAGATAGAGACGGTACTACAGAAGACTATTCTTCAGATGCCAGTAGCTGTACTTCTAGTTCTTGCAG CAGTAATACTGAATCAGATAGAGACTGTACTACAGAAGACTATTCTTCAGATGCCAGAAGCTGTACTTCTAGTTCTTCCAG CAACAAAGCTCAAAGGAACGAGTACCTTTATATTCAGATGGAATTTTGTGAAAATGGTGACTTGAGAGATTGGATCATCAACATGAAGACAGTGGACAAGAAGAAAAGTCTTGACATATTTCGGCATATAGTTGAAGGCGTAATCTACATTCATTCAGAAAATCTTATACATAGGGATCTTAAA CCCGAAAATATATTCTTTGCCAAAGACATGAGAGTAAAAATTGGGGATCTTGGTTTAGTGACCCAAATGTCTAATGAAGATAGCACAGAAGCACTTATTCGAACCCATCGCACTGGAACACCATCTTACAGGGCCCCAGAACAG cgtaaaaacatttataacaaCGAAGTGGACATTTTTGCACTGGGATTAATACTTGTTGAACTTTTGTATAAATTTACCACTGGACACGAGAGAGTTATT gaAATGAAGAAGTTACGGAAAGGCCAGTTTCCTGTGACATTTGTAGCACAGTATCCCTATGAG ACACATACAGTCAAGAAAATGCTATCGACAGATCCTACAAAGAGACCCACAGCCAAACAATTAAAGCAATTCTTGGAAACAAAGAACTATTTGGATTCCAGAACATGTTAA
- the pkr2.L gene encoding interferon-induced, double-stranded RNA-activated protein kinase isoform X3 — MDPKVEFNVFCAKKKLIPEFRLISQTGPPHDPWFTVHLYVQNEMFGEGQGKSKKAAEKIAARIGLAALQNQGIPPQAQQPTAAASLDPVQSSLQGSAATAEPPVNGSESQTANHINYIGILNELCQKKSWNTNFRDVDRYGPDHEPKFYCVAEVNKQAYPEGCGRNKKQARKKAAFLALHALKTENPNDILIPAIPALYTGESGSESSSVSESNGSRSNDRWSLAGGTTQAMSAVPESTTNSSQSPSPFAGFVDISKLSSGGFGKVFKALKTLDNKYYAVKKVKMHNEKCKLEVEALANLDHPNIVRYFHSWTGMDYSSDTSYSSSSFSDTDGMNKCLYIQMEFCENGDLKNWIRKMKSVDKIKSLDIFRQIVEGVVYIHSEKRIHRDLKPENIFFAKEMRVKIGDLGLVTQMFSEDSTDALLRTNSTGTPTYMAPEQHENIYNSEVDIFALGLILVELLCIFGTGHERANEWKKLQSGQLPETFVEQFPYETHTVKKMLSTDPTKRPTAKQLKQFLETKNYLDSRTC; from the exons GTTTACTGTGCATCTGTATGTACAAAATGAAATGTTTGGAGAAGGACAAGGCAAATCCAAAAAGGCAGCAGAGAAGATAGCAGCTAGAATTGGACTGGCCGCTCTGCAAAATCAAGGAATCCCACCCCAG GCACAGCAACCCACAGCAGCCGCCTCTCTGGACCCAGTTCAAAGTTCATTGCAGGGAAG CGCTGCAACTGCTGAACCCCCTGTAAATGGCTCTGAAAGTCAGACGGCG AACCATATAAACTACATTGGAATTCTAAATGAATTATGCCAGAAGAAATCATGGAACACAAATTTCCGAGATGTTGATCGTTATGGACCAGATCATGAGCCTAA GTTCTATTGTGTGGCAGAAGTGAACAAGCAAGCGTATCCAGAAGGTTGTGGAAGGAATAAAaaacaagcaagaaaaaaagCGGCTTTTCTGGCACTGCATGCACTCAAAACTGAAAATCCCAATGATATCCTG ATCCCTGCAATTCCAGCCCTTTATACAGGAGAATCAGGATCAGAAAGTTCTTCGGTGTCTGAAAG CAATGGAAGTAGGAGTAACGACAGGTGGAGTTTAGCAGGTGGAACAACTCAAGCAATGTCTGCAGTTCCCGAG AGTACTACAAATTCTTCCCAAAG CCCTAGCCCTTTTGCCGGATTTGTGGATATATCCAAATTGTCATCTGGTGGATTTGGAAAAGTATTTAAAGCTTTGAAAACCTTGGACAATAAATATTACGCAGTGAAAAAAGTGAAGATGCACAATGA GAAATGCAAGTTGGAGGTAGAAGCTTTAGCCAATTTAGATCATCCAAACATTGTTCGATATTTCCACTCATGGACTGGAATGGACTATTCTTCAGACACCAGTTACAGCTCTAGTTCCTTCAG TGACACAGATGGAATGAACAAGTGCCTTTATATTCAGATGGAATTTTGCGAAAATGGTGACTTAAAAAACTGGATCAGAAAAATGAAGAGCGTGGATAAGATTAAAAGTCTGGACATATTTCGGCAAATAGTTGAAGGCGTAGTCTATATTCATTCAGAAAAACGTATACATAGGGATCTTAAA CCCGAAAATATATTCTTTGCCAAAGAAATGAGAGTAAAAATTGGGGATCTTGGTTTAGTGACTCAGATGTTTAGTGAAGATAGCACAGATGCACTTCTTCGAACTAACAGCACAGGAACTCCAACTTACATGGCCCCAGAACAG cATGAAAACATTTATAACAGTGAAGTGGACATTTTTGCACTGGGATTAATTCTTGTTGAACTCTTGTGTATATTTGGCACTGGACACGAGAGAGCTAAT gaATGGAAGAAGCTACAAAGTGGCCAGTTGCCAGAGACATTTGTAGAACAGTTTCCTTATGAG ACACATACAGTCAAGAAAATGCTATCGACAGATCCTACAAAGAGACCCACAGCCAAACAATTAAAGCAATTCTTGGAAACAAAGAACTATTTGGATTCCAGAACATGTTAA
- the pkr2.L gene encoding interferon-induced, double-stranded RNA-activated protein kinase isoform X1 — MDPKVEFNVFCAKKKLIPEFRLISQTGPPHDPWFTVHLYVQNEMFGEGQGKSKKAAEKIAARIGLAALQNQGIPPQAQQPTAAASLDPVQSSLQGSAATAEPPVNGSESQTANHINYIGILNELCQKKSWNTNFRDVDRYGPDHEPKFYCVAEVNKQAYPEGCGRNKKQARKKAAFLALHALKTENPNDILIPAIPALYTGESGSESSSVSESNGSRSNDRWSLAGGTTQAMSAVPESTTNSSQSPSPFAGFVDISKLSSGGFGKVFKALKTLDNKYYAVKKVKMHNEKCKLEVEALANLDHPNIVRYFHSWTGMDYSSDTSYSSSSFSDTDGMNKCLYIQMEFCENGDLKNWIRKMKSVDKIKSLDIFRQIVEGVVYIHSEKRIHRDLKPENIFFAKEMRVKIGDLGLVTQMFSEDSTDALLRTNSTGTPTYMAPEQHENIYNSEVDIFALGLILVELLCIFGTGHERANEWKKLQSGQLPETFVEQFPYETHTVKKMLSADPTKRPTAKQLKQFLEEKNYLDSRTC, encoded by the exons GTTTACTGTGCATCTGTATGTACAAAATGAAATGTTTGGAGAAGGACAAGGCAAATCCAAAAAGGCAGCAGAGAAGATAGCAGCTAGAATTGGACTGGCCGCTCTGCAAAATCAAGGAATCCCACCCCAG GCACAGCAACCCACAGCAGCCGCCTCTCTGGACCCAGTTCAAAGTTCATTGCAGGGAAG CGCTGCAACTGCTGAACCCCCTGTAAATGGCTCTGAAAGTCAGACGGCG AACCATATAAACTACATTGGAATTCTAAATGAATTATGCCAGAAGAAATCATGGAACACAAATTTCCGAGATGTTGATCGTTATGGACCAGATCATGAGCCTAA GTTCTATTGTGTGGCAGAAGTGAACAAGCAAGCGTATCCAGAAGGTTGTGGAAGGAATAAAaaacaagcaagaaaaaaagCGGCTTTTCTGGCACTGCATGCACTCAAAACTGAAAATCCCAATGATATCCTG ATCCCTGCAATTCCAGCCCTTTATACAGGAGAATCAGGATCAGAAAGTTCTTCGGTGTCTGAAAG CAATGGAAGTAGGAGTAACGACAGGTGGAGTTTAGCAGGTGGAACAACTCAAGCAATGTCTGCAGTTCCCGAG AGTACTACAAATTCTTCCCAAAG CCCTAGCCCTTTTGCCGGATTTGTGGATATATCCAAATTGTCATCTGGTGGATTTGGAAAAGTATTTAAAGCTTTGAAAACCTTGGACAATAAATATTACGCAGTGAAAAAAGTGAAGATGCACAATGA GAAATGCAAGTTGGAGGTAGAAGCTTTAGCCAATTTAGATCATCCAAACATTGTTCGATATTTCCACTCATGGACTGGAATGGACTATTCTTCAGACACCAGTTACAGCTCTAGTTCCTTCAG TGACACAGATGGAATGAACAAGTGCCTTTATATTCAGATGGAATTTTGCGAAAATGGTGACTTAAAAAACTGGATCAGAAAAATGAAGAGCGTGGATAAGATTAAAAGTCTGGACATATTTCGGCAAATAGTTGAAGGCGTAGTCTATATTCATTCAGAAAAACGTATACATAGGGATCTTAAA CCCGAAAATATATTCTTTGCCAAAGAAATGAGAGTAAAAATTGGGGATCTTGGTTTAGTGACTCAGATGTTTAGTGAAGATAGCACAGATGCACTTCTTCGAACTAACAGCACAGGAACTCCAACTTACATGGCCCCAGAACAG cATGAAAACATTTATAACAGTGAAGTGGACATTTTTGCACTGGGATTAATTCTTGTTGAACTCTTGTGTATATTTGGCACTGGACACGAGAGAGCTAAT gaATGGAAGAAGCTACAAAGTGGCCAGTTGCCAGAGACATTTGTAGAACAGTTTCCTTATGAG ACACATACAGTCAAGAAAATGCTATCGGCAGATCCTACAAAGAGACCCACAGCCAAACAATTAAAGCAATTCTTGGAAGAAAAGAACTATTTAGATTCCAGAACATGTTAA